Below is a genomic region from Lusitaniella coriacea LEGE 07157.
ATGCTCCGCTCTCCTTTGGGGCGGGCATTCTCTTATTGGGGGTGGGGATCGCGCAACTGTGGCGACAGTGGAAATCGCGCCGTGCGGTTCGACCAGCGCCAAAAATGCAGCATATTACGCTGTTCCCGCCGGGATGGGCAACGGGACTGCTCCTGGCTTCTGCTGTTGCGGGGCTGATGATTCCGCCGAAAATTCTTGCAAGCGACACCGCAATTCAACGCGGTATAACCGAGTCCCTGCCTTACACAAAAACGCAAACCCAAGCCTTTCGCACCTCAACGAAACCGGAGGATCGCACGATTATCGATTGGGTCAAAACCTTAAATGCTTACCCCGAACCCGATGCTTACGTCGGACAGCAGGCGAATGTGAAAGGATTTGTGGTGCGCAATCCCGATTTGCCCCAGGAGTATTTTTTAATTTGTCGGTTTGTCATTACCTGCTGTGCGGTGGATGCGTCTCCGATTGGATTGTTGGTGAAGCGACCGGAAGGCTTAAAAGATTATCCTAACGACACGTGGTTGGAGGTCAAGGGGAAAACCATTGCCAAGGAGGTGGGCGGTCAGCGCCAGGTTGTGATTAAGGCGGACGCGATCGCGAAAATTCCAACGCCGAGAGATCCCTACGAATTTAACTAGCACTGCCCTATTCCCATGTCAAAACGAACGCAAAAATTCCTCCATCCTATCGATCGCGCGGCGAGTACGCTGATTTTATGCTTGGGCGTTGCGATTGGCTCGATCGCGTGGGCGGGCAATACCTGTACGGGCGATTGTCCCCTGCACGCCGGTCCCCGCGTGCGAGAGTTTAGCTGGGAAGAGCTTACCCTGAGAGCAGACGATACGGCATTTCTCCTCACCTTCAGCCGCCCGATGGATCGCCAAAGCGTTGAGAAAAATTTAACCATTACGCCCCCCTTACCGGGAAAAGTGAGCTGGGCTGGGCGGACGCTCGCCTATACAGTGGATGCACCCGTTCCCTACGGCGTGAACTATAAAGTGCAACTCAAAGGTGCGAGGGAACAGTTTGCCAACGAAGAAAAAGCGGGAATCGTCATGCAGCCCTTTGAAGGGACGTTTAAAAGCCGCGATCGCGCCTTTGCCTACATTGGCATTGAAGGAGAAGAACAAGGTCGTTTAATCCTTTTCAACCTCACCGCCGACAAAAAAACAGTTCTCACCCCGCCCAATCTGGTGGTGACAGATTTTAAAGTTTATCCCGATCGCGAAGATATTCTGTTCTTTGCTGTCGATCGTCGCAGTGGAGAATTTGACCTCCTCGAACAGCGTCTTTATACCGTGGCGACGGGTTTAGGAAACACTCAAGTCGCCGATCCCGAAGGAGTCGAACTCGCGATCGACAATCGAGACTATCAAAATTTGCAATTCGATCTCTCTCAAGATGGGAAAACCATCGTCGTTCAACGGATCAATCGACAAGACCCGTCAGATTTTGGACTTTGGATTCAAGGAGAGAAAGGTGAGATTCAGCCTTTAGGAGAGTCCCCTAGCGGCGATTTCGCGATCGCGCCGGACAGTCAAACCCTCGTCAGTTCCACCGGAGAAGGAATGGCAGTTCTCCCCCTAGACCCGCAATCTGAACCCATCGACTTTCTCCCCCAATTCGGCAAGGTTCTCAGCTTCAATCAAGACGGGTCAGCCGCAGCAATGGTCAACTTCAATCGCGACGACCCCAAACTGCGCTACGTTCAATCCCTCTATCTCGTCAACAATCAGGGGATTCAAGAAAAACTCCTAGACGTTCGCGGTTCGATAATCAATTGTCAATTTAATCCCATTGGAGAAAAGCTCTACTGTTTGCTCGCAGAACTCATTGGAGAAGAACAATTCATCGAACAGCCCTATCTCACCGTGGTCGATCTGAAAACGGCTGAAGCCCAGCGCGTCATGACTCTTCCCGACTATCGCGACGTACAGATGAGTTTAGCCCCCGATGGGTTGGGATTGTTGTTCGATCGCGTGATTGTCGATCCCAACTTCGATCGCAATTCTCCCCTGAGAACCAATTCTGGCGACGCGATCGCCTCCAGTCGCCTCTGGTTTCTCCTCACCCCCATTTCCCTCGACGATCCCGACAATCAACCGCAACTCGAAGAATTACCCCTCAATGGTTTACGTCCGAGATGGCTTCCTTGAAATCATTACTCAACAGGTCAAAAGCGCTATAATCAAGTACCCCCGACCGATTCAAAACCACACAGAGAGAAAATATATAAAATCCGTTTGAATCGCCTTAGTTAGGTCTGACACGGGGATACGGAGAAGGGGAGACACGGGGAATTTTTATAATGGGCAATTTGAAGGATTTGATATGACGAGGTGAGCGCGTATAGCATTCAGCCGTCAGGTATCAGCTTGTGAAATGACCAATTATCAACAGGTCGATTGGATATGCTGAGGTTTTCTCAATTGATTCTTCAAAAGCTGAAGGCTTACCAATTTCCTAACCTTAAGACGTAGTGCTATATTCTCTATTTTTAAATTCTGATGGGTGAAAAAAGCGAAGGCATCAAAATTATTAGCGACAACCGTCAAGCGCGGTATCTCTACGAAATCCTCGAAACCTACGAAGCAGGAATCGCATTAGCGGGTACAGAAGTTAAATCGATTCGAGAAGGAAGAGTCAATCTCAGGGATGGTTACGGGTTAATTCGCAATGGAGAAGCTTGGTTGTTGAATGCCCACATTGCCCCCTATAAAGACAGCGCGCAGTACTTTAACCACGATCCTCGCCGAACTCGTAAATTGCTGCTCAAACGCAAAGAAATCAACAAATTAATCGGGCAATTGGAGCAAAAAGGACTCGCTTTGGTTCCGTTGAAAATGTACTTCAAGCGCGGTTGGGTTAAAGTGAGTCTTGGGGTGGGTAGAGGGAAAAAACTGCACGATAAACGCGAAACCCTCAAGAAACGTCAAGATCAACGAGATATGGAACGCGCCTTGAAGCAATATTAGCACTCAGGAAAAGAGGCGACGGGTAATAGGAATGCGACAGAATAGTAAAAGCGCTACCCAAATTTAAAGCTTCCTATGGGACATTCGATTCAATCGGGCGAAATTATAGGCGGTCGCTATTTTGTTGTGTATGCTCTCGGACTAGGAGAGTGGGGGCATATTTATTTAGCAGAGGATATCAAATGCGATCGCGCGCGCCGCGTTCTCAAGGAATTCTCGCCCAAACCCTCACATACAGCCCGCTTAGAAAAAACAGCCCAACTCTGCGATCGCGAGGTACAAATTCTCGCACAATTGAAACACCCTCAAATCCCTCAATTTCGAGAATCGCTACGGGTCAAACACCGGGAAAGAGAGTGTTTATTTTTCGTTCAAGATTACGTCAAAGGATTGAATTATCGAGAATTGTTGCAAATTCGCCAGCAGCAGGGACGGTGTTTTAGCGAAGGAGAAATGATTCGATTTCTGGGGAAAATCTTGCCCGTTCTGGGATACATTCACGATCGCGGACTGGTTCATGGCAATCTTGCTCCTGAGAACTTGATACTGCGCAATGGCGATAGTTTGCCCGTTCCGATCGATTTTGGGGGGATTAAGCAGGCAATCGCAACGGCGGTGAATTTCCCTCCTCCGGAGAAACCCGGTTATGCGCCCTACGAGCAGGTTCAACAAAAAATCATCTTACCCCAGAGCGACCTCTATGCCCTTGCGGTAACGGTGTTAGTCCTGCTAACGGGACGGGAACCCCAGAATTTATTAGAGCGTCAAACCCTCGATTGGGATTGGCAACAGGTGAAAATTCGCCCGGAATTCGCCCAAATCCTCCAGAAAATGTTAGCAACCGAAGCGCGCGATCGTTTTTTCAGCGCCACCGAAGTCCTCAACGCACTCAATCCTTTGATGCAACCCACTGTCCCAGAGATTGAAACTCCCGAACTCGATTTGCCGCCCTATCCGCCACCTCGATCTTGGGGGCAAAAGTTGCTGTTTTTTTTTAGAACCCTCATCCTGGTTGTATTTTTTAGTGCCGTAGCGGGAGCAATGGGATGGTTTGCGGGGAAGGTTTGGATCGATCGTCAAGTGGCGCGATATAACCGGGAGAAAGAAGCGCACATCTTAGCGCAGCAGCCCCTAGAAGCCCCTGAAACCTTAAGTTTCCCCCCGAAAGGCGATCGCGCGGTTCGACAAGCACAAAACCAAGCCTTGCGCGATCGTTGCGCCCAACTGGGTGTTGATTATTCCTTTTTCACCGATTTAGTCGAAGAAGAAGAAGCCGCTCAAGAGCAGAATTTTCTCGATACGAAAGAGGATCGAGCCGCCCTTGAAGAACGATTATTAGAGAAACTCTCTCATCTCAGTGAGGAGGCGCGGTTGGGGTTGGGAGATTATGAGATGGAACAGCGCGAGGAGTGGATTGAGGAAGTCAATCAATTACACTTAAGCCGTAAAGCCTTTTTTGATTTAGCAGATGGGAAATTTTTTGACCATTTTCCCGAAAAACAGGGGGAAGATTTTCAGGATCGCGCGATCGCGCAAGTTTGGCAAGGCATTCTCTTCGATACATTCAATGCCCTCCAATCCGGTAGTGCGATTGAAGAAATCATTCTGGTTCCCGGCGCTTTCAGCAGCACCGTGCGGGGAACCCTCGAACCCGGTACGGGCAAGGCATTTATCCTGCGTTTGGAAGCGGGTCAACAATTCGAGCTTTCCCTAGACACCGACCACCTCACTCAACTCTCTCTCTACGGTCCCAGGGGAGAAGTTGCATTTTTAGAAGATTCGCGTAATGGCACATGGTTCGGACAACTCCCAGAAGACGGTTATTATGAGGTCGCCCTCGTCTCCCAAGATTCAGAACCCCTCGACTATCAACTCAATTTCGCGATCGTCGATCCCTAACCTTACCAAAATCCGCGCTTTCCACTCGGCAACACCGTCGCCCAATTGGTTTTTGCCTGAACCAGTTGCTCTTCAGTAATCTTTGCACCGCTCAAATTCGCCCCGCACAGATTCGCACCCTTCAAACTCGCGTAGGTTAGCGATGCGTAGCTCAAATTCGCCCCACGCAAATCCGCCCCTTCCAAATTCGCATAACTCAAATAGGCGCGTCCCAAATTCGCATCTCGCAACACCGCCTGGGTTAAATTCGCGCGTCCAAAATTCGTATTCGTTAAATTGGCATTCTGAAGATTCGTTTTAATCAACTTCGCCTGATGAAAAATGCTCCCCGATAAATCCGTATCCTGTAACTTCAACAGATTCAAATTTTCCTGGGCAAAATCCCGCCTGCCCTTGAGATAATCGTTCACCACCGATTCGACATCGAGCTTCATTCGCTTGCGTTTGGGAACGCGCTGACCCGCCGTTCTCGACCCATCCATTCGATTGTTGCGTCCAGAGGAATAGACCCCAATTCCCGTCGTTCCGCCTTGCTCGCGGCGAGCGCGTTTCGCGCGAATTGCCATTGCCAACTTTTGCGTTGCCGAACTCGGTCCCCGACCGCCAGAATCCAAATCTCGACCCGATGGAGACAGATTATCATTGCTGCGATCGGATGGCTTCGTAATCAACCCCTGTGCCAAACTATCCAAGTAAGGCTCCATCTCCATCGCCCGCAGCACCTCTTCCGCCACTTGATAGCGATGGCGCACGGACACCTCTAACATTTTCTTCAAAACCTGGGCAAAGTGATCGCTAATCTCAACATACTTCTCCCAAACCAACTCACCCGTTTTTGGGTTGTAATCCAAATCCTTGGGCGACTTTCCCGTCAGCAAATAAATACAAGTCACTCCCACTGCATAAATATCGCTGGCATAAACCGGACGCAGCGCCATTTGTTCTGGGGGGGCAAATCCCGGCGTTCCAATCGCAAATGCCGTCAGCGCTGTTTGATCCGAACTATTCGCTGCCATTTGGGGATTGACTTGGTTTTTCACTGCCCCAAAATCGATTAACACCAACTTGCGATCTTGCTCTCGCCGAATCAAATTCGCCGGCTTAATATCCCGATGAATCACCTGTTGAGCGTGAATATATTGCAGCATCGGCAAAATTTCGCTGAGAAACTGCTTCACGCCGACTTCGCTAATCGGGCCATTACGCTTGATTTCTTGATGCAAATTGTGACCGCTAACAAATTCCTGAACGAGGTAAAATTCTTTGTTGTATTCAAAATAATCCAATAACCGAGGAACTTGAGGATGATTGCCAATTTTTCCCAGGGTTTGCGCCTCTCGCTCAAATAACTCCCGTGCCATTTGAAACACGTTGGGATCGCTGCTAGAGGGTCGGAGTTGCTTGATCACGCAGCAAGGTTGACCGGGAAGAGATGTATCGATCGCGAGAAAAGTCGTCCCAAATCCGCCTTGACCCAAGAGTTTTTGACCTAAGTAGCGATCGCGCATCAGGATCTTTGAACCGCAGGCTCTACAGACCTTGGCGTTATCTGGATTTTTGGGGTGAGAACAGGAAGGATTTAGGCAGTAGCTCATTCAGGGTCACCAAGATAGCTTTATCCCAAGCTTAGACTCGATTCCAATGAATCGTCGAATGTTGAGACGAACACTTTAGAGATGCACGTCAATTTACTGATACGCTGCATTCTTAAGAGTATTCAACTTTACTTCAATTCTAGGATATCCTACTTTTTCGATGAGTCTGGTAGTCCTTATTTTCTTTCTTGAAAATTTTAGCCCATTAAGCGACCCTACAAATCTCGCGTTTAAACCTCGACAGAAGCGTATAAGATATTCTGGTTGATTGAGATTGAGTGGTAAGGGCGACGCGGATAATGCTAATTTCTTTGAACTGGCTGCGAGAACTGGTAGAGGTCACGCTTCCTCCCGAACAGTTAGCCACGGTTTTAACAATTGCAGGGTTTGAAGTTGAAAATATTGAGGATCGTCGTTCCCAAGCTGATGGCGTTGTTGTCGGTCGAGTTTTGGAGTGCGAGCGTCATCCCAATGCCGATAAACTAAGCGTTTGTCAGGTCGATCTCGGTGGAGAAAACCCTTCAACCATCGTCTGTGGGGCGAGTAATGTAAAGGGGGGCATTTTCGTTGCAGTTGCCCCTCCCAAAACCTACCTCCCGGCAATCGATCTGAAAATTAAATCTGCTAAATTGCGCGGCGTGAAATCTGAGGGCATGATCTGCTCTTTGGCAGAATTGGGACTCGAAAAAAATTCTGAAGGGATTCACATTTTTGATAACGCCGAATTAACGCCGGGACAGGATGTTCGACCGCTTTTGGGTTTGGATGATGTCATTTTAGACCTCACCTCAACGGCGAATCGCGCCGATGCCTTGAGTATGGTAGGGGTTGCGCGAGAGGTTTCTGCCCTGACGGGAGCGCCTGTGCGAATGCCAGAAGCCCCTCAAACCAACATTCCGGTGAAAAAGGAGTTGAAAGTTCAAGGAGTCAATGAGGGGGCTTGTCCGACCTATATTGGCACGATGGTGGAAGGATTGCAGATCGCGCCATCTCCGGATTGGTTGAAGTTTCGCCTGCAAGGGGCGGGGGTGCGTCCGATTAATAATGTAGTGGATGTTACAAATTATATTTTGTTGGAGTGGGGTCAGCCCCTCCACGCTTTCGATCGCGAAAAACTGCAAAAACTGGCGGGAGGAAAATCCCTGAGTATTGGGGTGCGCTTTGCCCAACCGGAGGAATCGCTTCAAACCCTCGACGGACAAACTCGCAAGCTAACGGAGCAGAATGTACTGATCGTTGCTAATGACAAACCCGTTGCCCTCGCGGGGGTAATGGGGGGTGAAGAAACCGAAGTCGATGGGGAAACTCAAAATATTGTTTTGGAAGCGGCACTCTTCGATCCCGTGGCGATTCGCCGTTCCTCCCGCGCTCAAGGGTTGCGAACGGAAGCATCTGCGCGTTACGAACGGGGTGTAAATCAAGCAGAATTGGATTGGGCGTGCCGTCGCGCGATCGCGCTGCTCTCGGAACTGGCAAACGGAACTCCTACTGCTCAAGGGATTGCCGACGCGCGACCCCCACAAAAAGATTGGACGCGATCGATTCCCTTGCGTTTGACGCGCATTCGCCAAATATTAGGTCAGGTACAACGCGGGGAAGGCGTTGGAGAACTTGAAGCAGCAGAAGTGGAAAAAATTCTGGTGGCGTTGGGGTGTCAATTGAATTCCACCAAACCCTCACCCAATCTGGAATGGACGGTAGAGGTTCCCCCTTACCGCGCTCGCGATCTCGAACGGGAAATCGATTTGATTGAAGAAGTCGCCCGCCTCTACGGTTACGATCGTTTCTGCGATACCTTACCGAGCAAAAGCGAACCGGGATCGCTTCCCCTCAATCGCCAACTCATCAATCGTATTCGCGCGGCATTCCGAGGCGTGGGATTAACGGAAGTGGTGCTTTATTCCTTGGTGAAGCCAGAAATGGCACAAATCGAGATTGCCAATCCCCTCCTCAGCGAATATTCTGCACTGCGTCCAGAACTGCTTCCCGGTTTAATCGATGCCTTTGCTTACAATTGGACTCAAGGGAATGGGGCGCTCAATGCCTTTGAAATCGGGCGTATTTTCCATAAAAAGGATAAATTCACGGAAATGGACGCGATCGCGGGAATCTTCGGTGGAGATCGCGCATCCCAGGGACGCTGGGTGACAGGCGGGAAAGGAGAACCCCTCGCGTGGTACGAAGCGAAGGGACTGTTAGAAGCAGTTTTCGAGAGTTTGGGCATTACCGTTGAGTATCGTCCCGACAAGGGAGACGCGCGCTTACACCCCGGACGTACCGCCGCTTTATGGCTTGAGGGGAAACGCTTGGGAACCTTCGGACAATTGCATCCCCAATTGCGGCGCGATCGCGATTTTCCCAATGCCGTTTATGCTTTTAATTTATCCGCCGATCTCCTGCTCGATGTCCTGGCTCAACAAGCCAAAATTATTTTCTCTCCCTATTCCACCTATCCCGCTTTGGAACGGGATTTAGCATTCTTTGCGCCAGTCGAAGTGACTGTCGGGGAATTCACCCGCGCCATCCAAAAAGTGGGTCAACCCCTCCTTGCAACCATCGAACTTTTCGATCGCTATCAAGGTCAGAACGTTCCAGAAGGACAGCGCAGTTTGGCTTTCAGCCTTTCCTATCGAACGCGCGATCGCACCCTCACCGACGAGGAAGTCGAACCCGTCCACCAAAAAATTCGCTCGGCATTAATCGAACAATTCCAAGTCACGCTTCGCAGTTAAATCATTTTGAAAACATGGATACTTTATTTATTCATGAAAAAGCTGAAGTTCAGACCTCCTTTATTGGAAATGGGACGCAAGTTTGGCAATATTCAATTATCTTGAAAGGGGCAAAGATCGGCTCAAATTGTAATATTAATGCACACTGTTTTATCGAGAATGATGTTGTTGTGGGAAACAACGTTACTATCAAGTGCGGCGTGCAATTGTGGGATGGAATTGTTATCGGCGATGATGTATTTATCGGGCCCAATGCCACTTTTACCAATAATCCCTATCCGCGATCGAAAGTTTACCCCGAAGAAGTCACCAAAACGATTATCAAAAATCGAGCATCCATTGGAGCGAATGCAACCATTCTCTGCGGTATCGAGATTGGTCAAAATGCGATGATTGGTGCGGGGAGTGTCGTCACCAAAAATGTACCGGATAATGAATTGTGGTATGGCAATCCAGCTCGAAGTTATGGTTTTGTTGTGACTGAGCGTTAATGGGGTTGGGTTTTAGATAAAGCGCGATCGCGACAATTAACAAGGGTGCCAGAGAAAACACGGTGTAGTAAGCTAAAGCCGCCGCTAAACGAGAGGTTTTATCCTCTTGCCACTCCCGAACAACAAATCAAGTTTCTCCTCTTGTGTCCCAATTTTGTCATTGAATTGCGTTCGCCCAGCGATAACTTAAACGAGCTGGGGCATTTTATAGAGCGACAAGATAAAAAATAGCAGTCAAGCTCTGGCTGATATAGCGTTTCCGTTTGGGACGTGGAACTGGACGGGATTGCAAAAGGGAATAGGGAATAGGGAACAGGGAATAGTAGAAAGAGATACAGGTGTTATTTAGGGGATATAAAAAATGGGTGTGGGGTTTCACGCTTCGTTTGGAAACGCTATAGTTGACTGCTTAATGCTATCAAACAGCATCAACCTTGACCATTACCCAATTCATCATCAACAAGCAGCCACACCAACACGCCCACAGCAGCAGCAATCCCCAACCACGGAGATTGACCGAAAAGAGTCAAAATCAAAACCATCACTTCAAGCAGGGTTTGGAAGCTTTCGAGATTGTCCATAAGAGTGTTTGAGATGAACGACAATTTCATCAAACCCTATACCTAGAGCAGTTCGGAGCGAGGAAACGAGTGAGCTAAGGCGAGTTATCGCCGAGTTGCAATGGATAGCCGACTTATAGCCGAGTTATAGCTGAATTGCCGAATCCGCCAGATCGGAGAGTTATAGTTTGAGTAGCTCTCCAGTAGTTACTATGTCTCGCTCCCTGAAAGTTCGTCCAGAGTATATTTCCCAAGTCAAATTAGCCGTCAAGCGCAACGGCTATGCTCGCCAGAAAGACTTAGCAGAAGAATTATTCATCTCTCTCTCAACTCTTAATAATTACCTCAACGGACGACCCGTCGATCACCTCAATTTCACGGAAATTAGCGATAAGTTGGGGCAAGATTGGAAAGAAATTTCCACTTTTGAAGACAATCCAACCTCAACAATTGGCAAGGAAAACCCGGAAGAACCGATACCGGGCTGTCCAGAAGAAAATGCTTCTTCAATGTACGTCGAACGCCCGCCCATCGAACAAACCTGCTTGGAAGCCCTCCTGCGTCCCCATGCATTGGTCAGAGTTAAAGCCCCTCGCCTCATGGGGAAAACCTCACTCATGGTTAGAATGCTCGCTCAACTGGCTCAAAAAGGCTACAAGCGTGCCTGTTTAAATCTTCACCTCGCTACTGAAACTGACTTAACGGCAGTGAATCGATTTTTCAAATGGTTTTGCATCAGCGTCGGTCAAAGCTTGGGAATGCCCAATCGTTTAGCTGACTATTGGGATGAAGACTTTTCCACCTCCAAAGTCGATACAACCGAATACTTTGAAAAATATCTTTTGCCCAACGCTGGCGCACCCGTCGTACTCTGCCTCGATGAAGTAGACCGCGTGTTTCCCTACCGCGAAGTCGCTTCAGAATTTCTGGGGCTTCTGCGAGCTTGGCACGAACGGGGGAAAGTGGAAAAGATTTGGCAAGGACTGCGATTAGTCGTCGTTCATTCCACAGAAGTGTATATTCCCCTCAACATCAACGAATCTCCCTTTAACGTAGGATTGCCCATCGAATTGCCAGAATTCACCCCCGAACAAGTCCAAGAATTAGCCCGACAGCACGGGAAAGAGTGGAATCCACCCTGCATCGAGCAACTAATGGAAATGGTGGGGGGTCATCCCTATCTCGTGGAGCAAGCCTTCATCAACAGCAACGATTCCCTAGAATCCCTACTACAAGACGCTCCCACCGATGCGGGTATCTATGCCAATCACCTGCGACACCTATGGCGAATTCTGCGACAACACTCCGACTTAACGGCAGCACTATTGAAAGTCGTTGAAGCAGAAAATCCCGTGCGTCTGGAATTGATGCAAACCTACAAGCTGCACAGTATGGGACTGATTAAAAAGCAGGGCAATGAAGTCATGCCGAGTTGTCGCTTGTACCAGCAGTATTTTAGAGAGCGCCTGGGAGAACTCTAATGAGTGCGGGAACCTATCACATTGGGGGATGTTTGCCCGCCGATGCCCAAAGTTATGTGGTGCGGAAAGCGGATAAGGAACTGTACGAGCAGGTGAAAGCGGGAGAGTTTTGTTACGTCTTGAACTCCCGCCAGATGGGAAAGTCCTCCCTGAGAGTGCAAACAATGCAACGGCTGCAAGCAGAAGGATTTGCTTGTGTGTCCGTTGACATTACGGAGTTGGGAACGCAGCAGGTCACGCCAGAGAAGTGGTATGGCGGCTTAACGAAGACGCTGATAGGTCGTTTTGGATTGGAGGAGCGGTTCTCCTTTT
It encodes:
- the pheT gene encoding phenylalanine--tRNA ligase subunit beta produces the protein MLISLNWLRELVEVTLPPEQLATVLTIAGFEVENIEDRRSQADGVVVGRVLECERHPNADKLSVCQVDLGGENPSTIVCGASNVKGGIFVAVAPPKTYLPAIDLKIKSAKLRGVKSEGMICSLAELGLEKNSEGIHIFDNAELTPGQDVRPLLGLDDVILDLTSTANRADALSMVGVAREVSALTGAPVRMPEAPQTNIPVKKELKVQGVNEGACPTYIGTMVEGLQIAPSPDWLKFRLQGAGVRPINNVVDVTNYILLEWGQPLHAFDREKLQKLAGGKSLSIGVRFAQPEESLQTLDGQTRKLTEQNVLIVANDKPVALAGVMGGEETEVDGETQNIVLEAALFDPVAIRRSSRAQGLRTEASARYERGVNQAELDWACRRAIALLSELANGTPTAQGIADARPPQKDWTRSIPLRLTRIRQILGQVQRGEGVGELEAAEVEKILVALGCQLNSTKPSPNLEWTVEVPPYRARDLEREIDLIEEVARLYGYDRFCDTLPSKSEPGSLPLNRQLINRIRAAFRGVGLTEVVLYSLVKPEMAQIEIANPLLSEYSALRPELLPGLIDAFAYNWTQGNGALNAFEIGRIFHKKDKFTEMDAIAGIFGGDRASQGRWVTGGKGEPLAWYEAKGLLEAVFESLGITVEYRPDKGDARLHPGRTAALWLEGKRLGTFGQLHPQLRRDRDFPNAVYAFNLSADLLLDVLAQQAKIIFSPYSTYPALERDLAFFAPVEVTVGEFTRAIQKVGQPLLATIELFDRYQGQNVPEGQRSLAFSLSYRTRDRTLTDEEVEPVHQKIRSALIEQFQVTLRS
- the smpB gene encoding SsrA-binding protein SmpB produces the protein MGEKSEGIKIISDNRQARYLYEILETYEAGIALAGTEVKSIREGRVNLRDGYGLIRNGEAWLLNAHIAPYKDSAQYFNHDPRRTRKLLLKRKEINKLIGQLEQKGLALVPLKMYFKRGWVKVSLGVGRGKKLHDKRETLKKRQDQRDMERALKQY
- a CDS encoding AAA-like domain-containing protein yields the protein MSRSLKVRPEYISQVKLAVKRNGYARQKDLAEELFISLSTLNNYLNGRPVDHLNFTEISDKLGQDWKEISTFEDNPTSTIGKENPEEPIPGCPEENASSMYVERPPIEQTCLEALLRPHALVRVKAPRLMGKTSLMVRMLAQLAQKGYKRACLNLHLATETDLTAVNRFFKWFCISVGQSLGMPNRLADYWDEDFSTSKVDTTEYFEKYLLPNAGAPVVLCLDEVDRVFPYREVASEFLGLLRAWHERGKVEKIWQGLRLVVVHSTEVYIPLNINESPFNVGLPIELPEFTPEQVQELARQHGKEWNPPCIEQLMEMVGGHPYLVEQAFINSNDSLESLLQDAPTDAGIYANHLRHLWRILRQHSDLTAALLKVVEAENPVRLELMQTYKLHSMGLIKKQGNEVMPSCRLYQQYFRERLGEL
- a CDS encoding Ig-like domain-containing protein; its protein translation is MSKRTQKFLHPIDRAASTLILCLGVAIGSIAWAGNTCTGDCPLHAGPRVREFSWEELTLRADDTAFLLTFSRPMDRQSVEKNLTITPPLPGKVSWAGRTLAYTVDAPVPYGVNYKVQLKGAREQFANEEKAGIVMQPFEGTFKSRDRAFAYIGIEGEEQGRLILFNLTADKKTVLTPPNLVVTDFKVYPDREDILFFAVDRRSGEFDLLEQRLYTVATGLGNTQVADPEGVELAIDNRDYQNLQFDLSQDGKTIVVQRINRQDPSDFGLWIQGEKGEIQPLGESPSGDFAIAPDSQTLVSSTGEGMAVLPLDPQSEPIDFLPQFGKVLSFNQDGSAAAMVNFNRDDPKLRYVQSLYLVNNQGIQEKLLDVRGSIINCQFNPIGEKLYCLLAELIGEEQFIEQPYLTVVDLKTAEAQRVMTLPDYRDVQMSLAPDGLGLLFDRVIVDPNFDRNSPLRTNSGDAIASSRLWFLLTPISLDDPDNQPQLEELPLNGLRPRWLP
- a CDS encoding protein kinase domain-containing protein, translating into MGHSIQSGEIIGGRYFVVYALGLGEWGHIYLAEDIKCDRARRVLKEFSPKPSHTARLEKTAQLCDREVQILAQLKHPQIPQFRESLRVKHRERECLFFVQDYVKGLNYRELLQIRQQQGRCFSEGEMIRFLGKILPVLGYIHDRGLVHGNLAPENLILRNGDSLPVPIDFGGIKQAIATAVNFPPPEKPGYAPYEQVQQKIILPQSDLYALAVTVLVLLTGREPQNLLERQTLDWDWQQVKIRPEFAQILQKMLATEARDRFFSATEVLNALNPLMQPTVPEIETPELDLPPYPPPRSWGQKLLFFFRTLILVVFFSAVAGAMGWFAGKVWIDRQVARYNREKEAHILAQQPLEAPETLSFPPKGDRAVRQAQNQALRDRCAQLGVDYSFFTDLVEEEEAAQEQNFLDTKEDRAALEERLLEKLSHLSEEARLGLGDYEMEQREEWIEEVNQLHLSRKAFFDLADGKFFDHFPEKQGEDFQDRAIAQVWQGILFDTFNALQSGSAIEEIILVPGAFSSTVRGTLEPGTGKAFILRLEAGQQFELSLDTDHLTQLSLYGPRGEVAFLEDSRNGTWFGQLPEDGYYEVALVSQDSEPLDYQLNFAIVDP
- a CDS encoding serine/threonine-protein kinase, yielding MSYCLNPSCSHPKNPDNAKVCRACGSKILMRDRYLGQKLLGQGGFGTTFLAIDTSLPGQPCCVIKQLRPSSSDPNVFQMARELFEREAQTLGKIGNHPQVPRLLDYFEYNKEFYLVQEFVSGHNLHQEIKRNGPISEVGVKQFLSEILPMLQYIHAQQVIHRDIKPANLIRREQDRKLVLIDFGAVKNQVNPQMAANSSDQTALTAFAIGTPGFAPPEQMALRPVYASDIYAVGVTCIYLLTGKSPKDLDYNPKTGELVWEKYVEISDHFAQVLKKMLEVSVRHRYQVAEEVLRAMEMEPYLDSLAQGLITKPSDRSNDNLSPSGRDLDSGGRGPSSATQKLAMAIRAKRARREQGGTTGIGVYSSGRNNRMDGSRTAGQRVPKRKRMKLDVESVVNDYLKGRRDFAQENLNLLKLQDTDLSGSIFHQAKLIKTNLQNANLTNTNFGRANLTQAVLRDANLGRAYLSYANLEGADLRGANLSYASLTYASLKGANLCGANLSGAKITEEQLVQAKTNWATVLPSGKRGFW
- a CDS encoding acyltransferase, with the protein product MDTLFIHEKAEVQTSFIGNGTQVWQYSIILKGAKIGSNCNINAHCFIENDVVVGNNVTIKCGVQLWDGIVIGDDVFIGPNATFTNNPYPRSKVYPEEVTKTIIKNRASIGANATILCGIEIGQNAMIGAGSVVTKNVPDNELWYGNPARSYGFVVTER
- a CDS encoding TIGR03943 family putative permease subunit, whose translation is MSARRKFPISLRTALPWLDTLALLAWGIVLVKLWLTGQLRLLIHPNYAPLSFGAGILLLGVGIAQLWRQWKSRRAVRPAPKMQHITLFPPGWATGLLLASAVAGLMIPPKILASDTAIQRGITESLPYTKTQTQAFRTSTKPEDRTIIDWVKTLNAYPEPDAYVGQQANVKGFVVRNPDLPQEYFLICRFVITCCAVDASPIGLLVKRPEGLKDYPNDTWLEVKGKTIAKEVGGQRQVVIKADAIAKIPTPRDPYEFN